The following coding sequences lie in one Haematobia irritans isolate KBUSLIRL chromosome 3, ASM5000362v1, whole genome shotgun sequence genomic window:
- the kirre gene encoding kin of irre — protein sequence MTSKSSLLLGHSSQHQSRNIPIHYGLLIMFLIVSLEVPNAVAKVKTKKNSNIHFSNEDNLKSPTEGQHFAMEPQDQTAVVGSRVTLPCRVMEKVGALQWTKDDFGLGQHRNLSGFERYSMVGSDEEGDFSLDIFPVMLDDDARYQCQVGPGPNGEAGIRSRFAKITILVPPEAPKILQGDHLVTTEDREIELECVSVGGKPAAEITWIDGLGNVLTKGIEDVKEPLADSRRVTAKSILKLTPKKEHHNTTFTCQAQNTADRTYRSAKILLEVKYAPKVTVSVVGGALAGGRIPEGAEVILSCQADANPPVQSYRWFINDELVTGDYTTRMIIHNVSRQYHDAIVKCEVVNAVGKSEESETLDISYGPAFRQRPNSVEADIGASVTLKCDVDGNPPPEIEWINENSDRVVGTSANLTLKVSTETAGRYYCKAIVEGFPEIGSEATIYVKRAPIITSHKVQFGAVGNRAKIDCLAFSIPKADRILWSYEGKIINMSTADPDLYIFEEHHLPEGVRAALIIKESRSNHFGKYNCTVVNSYGSDSLLITLIPEPGSVPVLLVVMGSMSSVAIIIMVVMLVIVYMKRSKKKPMPADVIPEASRGGDKLSDLKHEMRAKAYEAAEYSESTSDGLAINLTHSPMPDVQMKGATLGVPLAGPVKLDERFSGDFGDRYNRSCNIKNMKNQDYKESVNGYAPYFEYALDYSPPNDSKASLGGSVPKSNSTTISSATLPHYSNPATTTGNMSLPRNRSDMQQPQPLNNGFLGQPLLQNGIDSRFSAIYGNPYLRTNSSILPPLPPPSTANPAATPAPPPYHAPRNHINSNALANGGVMGSLKNFGTPTSILGGGHNGPASVSGSSSNLTASSNTLAATPLAAQQSAVGTPSGVAVTASTGPTTAQSPSGQFILPSNGNVTKKGALATHV from the exons ATGACATCGAAAAGTTCCCTATTACTTGGCCACTCCAGCCAGCATCAATCGCGCAACATTCCAATCCATTATGGTCTACTCATTATGTTCCTTATTGTCAGCCTTGAAGTGCCCAACGCCGTGGCCAAAGTAAAGACGAAAAAGAATTCCAACATACACTTCAGCAATGAGGATAATCTAAAATCACCCACAGAGGGTCAACATTTTGCCATGGAACCACAAGACCAAACAGCAGTGGTGGGTTCTAGAGTTACATTGCCTTGTCGCGTCATGGAAAAAGTTGGTGCTCTACAATGGACTAAAGATGATTTTGGTCTGGGTCAACATCGTAATCTAAGCGGTTTTGAACGCTATTCCATGGTGGGTAGTGATGAAGAGGGTGATTTTTCCCTGGACATCTTTCCCGTGATGTTGGATGATGATGCTCGCTATCAGTGCCAGGTGGGACCAGGTCCTAATGGTGAAGCGGGAATAAGATCGAGATTTGCTAAGATTACGATTTTAGTACCCCCAGAAGCACCGAAAATACTACAAGGTGATCATTTGGTTACCACAGAGGATCGAGAAATCGAACTGGAATGTGTTTCGGTGGGAGGAAAACCGGCGGCAGAG ATCACTTGGATTGATGGCCTCGGCAATGTTCTCACCAAGGGCATAGAGGATGTCAAGGAACCTTTGGCTGATAGCAGGCGTGTTACAGCGAAATCCATTTTGAAATTAACACCCAAGAAAGAGCATCACAACACCACATTCACATGTCAGGCCCAAAATACCGCAGACCGTACATATCGTTCGGCGAAAATATTATTGGAGGTCAAATATGCCCCAAAGGTCACAGTGTCTGTAGTAGGAGGAGCCTTGGCAGGTGGACGCATCCCTGAAGGTGCTGAGGTTATACTCTCCTGTCAGGCAGATGCAAACCCTCCAGTCCAATCATATCGATGGTTCATCAATGACGAACTTGTTACGGGAGACTACACCACGCGTATGATTATCCACAATGTTTCACGCCAATATCACGACGCCATTGTCAAATGCGAGGTAGTAAATGCTGTGGGCAAAAGTGAAGAGAGTGAAACCTTGGACATAAGCT ATGGACCTGCATTTCGTCAGAGACCTAATTCTGTGGAAGCCGATATTGGGGCTAGTGTCACATTGAAATGTGATGTTGATGGAAATCCACCACCCGAAATTGAATGGATAAATGAAAATTCCGACCGTGTGGTGGGTACATCGGCCAATCTAACTTTGAAAGTATCCACAGAGACTGCAGGCCGTTATTATTGCAAAGCTATAGTCGAAGGATTTCCCGAAATTGGATCTGAGGCCACAATTTATGTTAAACGAGCCCCCATTATCACATCGCACAAAGTCCAATTTGGAGCAGTGGGAAATCGGGCCAAAATCGATTGTTTGGCCTTTAGTATACCAAAGGCCGATAGGATACTTTGGTCTTACGAGGGTAAAATCATCAATATGTCCACTGCCGATCCGGACTTGTATATCTTCGAAGAACACCACTTGCCCGAGGGTGTAAGAGCTGCTCTAATTATAAAAGAGAGTCGCTCAAATCACTTTGGCAAATACAATTGTACAGTTGTTAACTCCTATGGCAGTGATTCACTGTTAATCACTCTAATACCAGAAC CTGGTTCTGTACCCGTCCTTTTAGTGGTCATGGGCTCTATGTCCTCAGTGGCCATTATCATAATGGTTGTGATGCTTGTTATTGTTTACATGAAGCGTAGCAAGAAAAAGCCCATGCCAGCCGATGTTATTCCCGAGGCGTCGAGGGGAGGCGATAAATTAAGTGATCTCAAGCATGAAATGCGTGCCAAAGCCTATGAAGCAGCTGAATACTCGGAATCAACTTCGGATGGTTTGGCCATTAATCTCACGCATTCCCCCATGCCCGATGTGCAAATGAAGGGTGCCACATTAGGTGTGCCACTAGCGGGGCCCGTTAAATTGGATGAAAG attttccggagattttggtgatCGCTATAATCGCTCCTGTAATATAAAGAACATGAAAAATCAAGACTACAAAGAGTCAGTGAATGGCTATGCTCCATATTTTGAGTATGCCTTAGATTACAGTCCACCCAATGATAGCAAGGCATCATTGGGAGGCTCAGTACCGAAGAGCAACTCGACTACTATAAGTTCGGCTACCTTGCCGCATTATTCAAATCCTGCCACAACAACGGGCAATATGAGTTTGCCCAGGAATCGCAGTGATATGCAACAGCCCCAGCCATTGAATAATGGATTCCTAG GACAACCATTATTACAGAACGGCATAGATAGTCGCTTTAGTGCCATATATGGTAATCCTTATCTACGTACCAATTCCTCCATACTCCCACCTCTGCCGCCTCCCAGTACGGCAAATCCAGCGGCAACACCAGCACCACCGCCTTATCATGCACCTCGAAATCATATCAATTCCAATGCCCTGGCCAATGGTGGTGTTATGGGTAGTCTAAAGAACTTTGGCACACCAACCAGCATACTGGGAGGTGGTCACAATGGACCAGCCAGTGTCAGTGGTAGCAGTTCAAATTTAACGGCGAGCAGTAACACCCTGGCGGCTACACCATTGGCAGCCCAACAATCTGCGGTAGGCACACCTTCGGGTGTTGCTGTGACAGCATCAACGGGACCCACAACAGCCCAAAGTCCTTCGGGTCAATTTATATTGCCCTCAAATGGTAATGTGACCAAAAAGGGTGCATTGGCAACGCATGTCTAA